The window TATTTATACTTGTTTGCTGCTGACACCTTAAAGAATTTAAGGCGTCTTAAAACGGACAAGCAGCAAGCACCACTAGTATgaacaattaaatcatcacaATTGACAACCATAAACTTTTCAAAATAATACAACCCAAGGATATAGTTCATCGGTCCATGAAACTGAATGAAGAACATTGATAACAGGATTTGAATATCAGTACAAGAAAGAGAAGGGAAAAAAAGCTttgtgatttcttcccatctaccTAAGCTTTGGTGAGCCAAGTTACCCATATCCTTGCAAGTTGGCCCAGATACTACCATTGTTCTCCCAGAGAAGAAAACATAATGATGTTCATAAGTCAAATGTGTAGTTTTCCAGCATTGAAACTCTGATAGGCCTCATTACCAAATTTCTTGCCGCGAATTAATGATAGTAACAGGTAATAATGATATTTTCTGAAGAAATAGACGGTAATAAATGATACTTTCTGAAGAAATAGACAGACTTCATGAACAGAAATTACTAAGAAGGTCTATTAGTTCAAGTTAAATGCCCAACTGCCACTGTTACATGAATTGCATTAGGCAGTCAATGTCTCTCCTACAAGTTGGCAaactaattaaaggaaaaataagaagtgatcaaacttcttcaacaagaataatacaattaaaaacgACAATGACGACAGCAATAACTGTTTGACAAGTAATGTATCAAGACACTTACCAGGAGCTAAAAGCAATTTGGCCTTTAATCCATGCAACGTAGATTTACCTTTGGTCAAAACGGCACATAACTTTCCTTGATAAAGAGCAGAAACCAATCACCAGCTCTTAGATTGAGTTTTCCAGCCATGAGGAAGCAGCTTAATGAAGTCGTTCCAGGATTATGAAAATATGCCTTTGCTAGATTTTCTATATATTATAATGCTGGAGGAGAAAATTTTGTTAACCTGTTCTTCAGTAAAAGTGAAACTTTATGTATGAAACAGCTAGAATATTCCAAAAGGTTATTCAATCCCCGGGAATGGGCTTCAGCAGTCAATGATGTCAGGATCTCGCTTTAGGTCATTACATTTGGCGTATCAGGAGACAAAATTCTCTATAGTTATCCAAGGCAAGACTCCAAGCTGTAAAATTGTTTCAATGATCCCACAAGATAGTCCATGgaagaccattggtgcatttccAGCACTTCTCCAGATTATGTGTTTCTAGTGTTTCCATCCACCTAAAGATAAATATACTCATGATCTGTGATCTGAGACTGAGAGTGTGAACCTCAGTAAGAATTTACAAAGGAAGAAGGCTGTGGAGGTTCACGCGATAGATGTAGTATGCCATGACAACCTTACTGAGAAGCTGGTATTTTCTCCAACTTCAAAGTGTATGGCTTCATTATTAACATTGAAAACCTATAAGATTCCAGAAGTTTTGCTTTCgctgaaacagaaaagaaaaattggACAAGTTTGACAGGCCAATAGCCATCCAATTAATCATGGAAAAAACTAAAGGGACAAACTTCCTCTTAGCTGGAGGGATTAATGGAACCAGAGCCAGGTGTAGAATGTCTTCCATAGATTTATGTCCTTATTTAGGGATCCTTTTTCTATCAGACTTTAGGCTTTATGAACTGTTGTGATTTTTATAAATCCCTTGGTCTTCAATCCATTGTTTTGTCCTCCACTGTTGTTTCATTCTTATTTTATTGTTATCCACAGTCGTTTCGTTCGTTCACTTTGGTTCTTGCCCGAGTCCACACTCAGCGCCCTTCATAACAGAAGAATGACAGCAGAGAGTCTAGCTCAGCTCACAAATTTCCCAACAAACTTAACGCGATAGCTTTGTGCAATCATTTTGGATCCTAAGTACCCTTTAACAGAGGCCTCACCTTGAAAACTTGGTTATAAAATTCCTTAGAGATTTTAAAAGCTTTCTGATAGATGATACAGTAAAGAATTACTTCGTAAAAAATATTCTACTTAATTAAGTATTAGTAAAAGATAGGCAGAAATTCGAATTTAGAACAAGAAAAAAGGAACTTAATAGTGCATCAACTAATGATTTCAGAAGTCATAATAGATACAAATTAATGCATTAATAATGTTACAGAATTTGTTAGATTTGATCGCAATATAAAAGTTGTTAGACTAGCTTTTGATAGAAATCCAAGTACTACAATCAACATGTTGAAAATTCCTCCAAACTTCAACCATTTTATTAATTGAACACTTTATGAGATACTTATCTTCTTAAATCTGTACACAAGAGACTCTATTGACTTTTGTATCCTGGAGTTTTCTGTTTGTCTCACTGCCTCAGAAGCTTGATGTAAGCTTTGGATTCCACGACCCAAACTGGCAATTGAAGGAGCTGATGGAAGAGATTCAGCAGCACATTCTATTCCATCTCCATAAACAAGCAAGCTTGCACAAGTGGCTATACTGCATCCAAAGGTAGTCCAAGGCAGAAATCCAACTGGCCGGACTCGGCGTTTCCTCATAATTTCATAGAATGCCGTTCTCATGGCTGAGAGGCTAGTTTTCTCTGCAGAGGCTATAACTCCGTGAGCCACGGCACGGATTTTCTCTGCTGAAGCAGTTGCCTTAAGGACAGATGATTTGACACCAGAACTTGCCATTCCAGGTGCTACTACGTTTGACTTCCCAAATGCAAGAGCAAGGGCCTTTTGAGTTTGAGTCATGATGAGTTTTAGAGAAGCAGGGACTTTGAAGGTAACAACCTTCACTATCGTAGATGCAGGAACAACTTTAGAAAACGAAGAAGCTCCTAAAACTGCTGTGGCCCCAGCCCCAACAGCTACCACTGGCTTAACAGCTAGTAACCCTTTTCTGTCacttcggctcgagttgtccccATCGCTCTCAGAGTCAGTGACCAGCTGCTCAACAATGTCCTTAACTTCTTCAGGTATATTAATTTTCCAGTGCTTCCTTAGTCCAGCTAAGCCACTGGCATCTACTACTGCAACTATTGATTTGAACTTCTCGGCCTGGCTTCGGAGGGCCTGTGCAAGAAGGGCGTGCGACTTGTCCTCAACAGAAAGCTCAGAAAATTCAGTTGTATGATATCCCATTTTACTAAGAGGCAGCCGACCAGCATTATTCAAAGCTATTCTCAATCCTTCGACGGCAATCTTGAAGACATAAACCTCAAAAAGGATATTTGAATCAACAGCATTTCCATTGCAAACATCATTAAACATCTTCTGAGCACAAGCTAGAGCTCTTCCTATTGAGGGAATATCAACAAAAATATCATGTAGATCAGAGAGCAATGGATAAACAGTCTGTGCAAACTGTGGTACTTGATAATTCAACTGCAGCGGAACATCCTCAGACCCCATCTTTTGCAAGGAACCTGAATTGACCAAATGCGACGACAACAACTTTACCATCTGAGACTGAACATCACTCGTAACACAAAATGCACGCGAATTTGCTGACACCAATAACCCCGTTCTTAGAGGAACCAGACTATTACCAGCCTCTAAACCGAACACTCCAAACCTATTCTCGTACCCCTCATCCCCCACACTAGAACACTCATTAGACGTGCTGCATTTAACAAAAGGTGACTCGAGCAACAAGAAAGACGAACCAACTTCTTCAGCTGCTTTCTTAGCAGCAGACAAATGCCCATCAAACCCAACACCAAATATCTCCCTCAAAACAACCCGCCCCGCAACATTCTCATACTTCTCCTTATTAATTTTATGCACAAAACACCTCTTCAACACCTCAACCGACGAAGTTGGTACCgaatcctcctcctcctcctcaaaatttcCACTATTACTCAACAAAAGTTCCTCTTTTTGATCACCATCTACTGAATTACCCACTTGGACAACTACAGCCTCAGGCTTAACTTCTCTAATTAAACACTGGGCATCTACAGCAGATCGTTCAGATAAATTCTGAACACACAATACGTATATTACAGCCTGTGATTCGGGTTCACGAATCGCGTAAACAAACTGCTTTGTGTTTTCGGGTACTGATAATTTCCTAACTAACCCATCAGAAATTCTCAAGTCATCAGGTTTTATTACAGAAAAAGGCCACAGATTTTGCAAATAGCTTAAACCCCACATGGTCTTTGATAGCTACTGCACCTTTTAAAGCTTTATATGTAAGTCTAGTTACATTTGAAAAACAAAGAATAGACTTAATACTGGATTACGTATACAAAAAAGGGCTAAAAAGGATGTATGTAAATGGAAGAAGCCAAAGAAGAGAGAGAATTGAAGAAGGGTTACCTGGCGTTGATGAAGAAGTGTCAAAACTTTTTGTGTTTCAGCTGTCTATTTTAAGGGATTTTTTTTTTCCCAAGGGGTGAAATTATGTAATTAATGGTGTATTTGGTACAACGGAAAATGTTTTAGGTGatgttttccaaaaaaatatttttttgaaaaataattagtaattttatttattttttggtatttggtacgcaaattaagaaaaataactcAAGAGTATTCGTAaaaatttagatacaataaacatgaagttataaactttcaaaccaaatAACCTTTTTTCGGGGAGGGGAGGGGCGGGAGGGGGTGGTGCATAAACTCGAAGAACCAATAACCATTGgtataatggaaaatatttttcgtagaaaatatttgacaagaaaatgttttcttgaaaaacaagtagtaatcttattcgtTTTC is drawn from Nicotiana tabacum cultivar K326 chromosome 22, ASM71507v2, whole genome shotgun sequence and contains these coding sequences:
- the LOC142161653 gene encoding uncharacterized protein LOC142161653 produces the protein MWGLSYLQNLWPFSVIKPDDLRISDGLVRKLSVPENTKQFVYAIREPESQAVIYVLCVQNLSERSAVDAQCLIREVKPEAVVVQVGNSVDGDQKEELLLSNSGNFEEEEEDSVPTSSVEVLKRCFVHKINKEKYENVAGRVVLREIFGVGFDGHLSAAKKAAEEVGSSFLLLESPFVKCSTSNECSSVGDEGYENRFGVFGLEAGNSLVPLRTGLLVSANSRAFCVTSDVQSQMVKLLSSHLVNSGSLQKMGSEDVPLQLNYQVPQFAQTVYPLLSDLHDIFVDIPSIGRALACAQKMFNDVCNGNAVDSNILFEVYVFKIAVEGLRIALNNAGRLPLSKMGYHTTEFSELSVEDKSHALLAQALRSQAEKFKSIVAVVDASGLAGLRKHWKINIPEEVKDIVEQLVTDSESDGDNSSRSDRKGLLAVKPVVAVGAGATAVLGASSFSKVVPASTIVKVVTFKVPASLKLIMTQTQKALALAFGKSNVVAPGMASSGVKSSVLKATASAEKIRAVAHGVIASAEKTSLSAMRTAFYEIMRKRRVRPVGFLPWTTFGCSIATCASLLVYGDGIECAAESLPSAPSIASLGRGIQSLHQASEAVRQTENSRIQKSIESLVYRFKKISIS